In Lacrimispora indolis DSM 755, a genomic segment contains:
- a CDS encoding tripartite tricarboxylate transporter substrate binding protein, with the protein MKKRVFCVVMAIMIACSMTACSGKENGAGTAAAGQAAKGGADTVAPQVKWPKNVELIVPASAGGDTDFNARLLAQKLTEKLPANFVVSNVNGNGGATGTRQVKDGAADGSAAVFYHTAVLVNKACGATDYGFEAYNFAAIAGQSAGNVVTVNASLGIKTLDELLAYSKEHPGELKMAAQTGATSYAVAMQMKNAGFDINIVDAGSAADRLAAVLGGHVDVILAAYGSIRDYVKEGTLVPLAMDGEADLVIPEENIDVKAIHNLGYENIKLPFYYFVAFPEKTSDALVDEFNAALKDIIENDKEYQEKIYASYYQKPVFLPREEGLAKYAEVDELLKNVDFSAK; encoded by the coding sequence ATGAAAAAGAGGGTTTTTTGTGTGGTAATGGCAATTATGATTGCGTGTTCCATGACAGCTTGCAGCGGCAAAGAAAATGGGGCGGGGACGGCAGCTGCAGGACAGGCGGCAAAGGGGGGTGCCGATACTGTGGCTCCCCAGGTGAAATGGCCTAAGAACGTAGAACTGATTGTTCCGGCAAGTGCGGGCGGAGATACGGATTTTAATGCAAGGCTGCTGGCACAGAAGCTGACAGAAAAGCTACCGGCCAACTTTGTTGTGTCAAATGTGAACGGAAACGGCGGGGCAACCGGTACGCGCCAGGTAAAAGATGGGGCGGCCGACGGAAGCGCAGCCGTGTTTTATCATACAGCGGTGTTGGTAAACAAAGCCTGCGGTGCTACTGATTATGGATTTGAAGCTTATAATTTCGCTGCAATTGCAGGACAGAGCGCAGGAAATGTTGTTACGGTAAATGCATCTCTGGGTATCAAAACCCTGGATGAGCTTTTGGCTTATTCCAAGGAACATCCAGGAGAATTAAAAATGGCAGCCCAGACCGGTGCGACTTCTTATGCGGTTGCCATGCAGATGAAGAATGCAGGCTTTGACATCAACATCGTAGACGCAGGGTCTGCGGCAGACCGTCTGGCGGCAGTTCTGGGCGGACATGTAGATGTGATTCTTGCGGCTTATGGTTCCATTCGGGATTATGTGAAGGAAGGTACGCTGGTTCCCCTGGCAATGGACGGTGAGGCAGACCTGGTGATCCCGGAGGAAAATATCGATGTAAAGGCCATTCATAATTTGGGATATGAGAATATTAAGCTTCCGTTTTACTATTTTGTGGCTTTCCCGGAGAAAACAAGCGACGCTCTGGTAGACGAATTCAACGCTGCATTAAAAGATATTATTGAGAATGATAAGGAATATCAGGAAAAGATTTATGCGTCATATTATCAGAAACCGGTATTCCTGCCAAGAGAAGAGGGGCTCGCAAAGTATGCTGAAGTTGATGAGCTGCTGAAAAATGTTGATTTCTCGGCAAAATAA
- a CDS encoding sigma-54-dependent Fis family transcriptional regulator: protein MTNIVLIASGDSISNLGKQLQKKLAFPESLSIVNTYMEQAVEYARRHLPAGTDVIIARGNTAKLLKASHIPVPIVTIPIKDSELIRSITTATELYGEEDSQIAYIGMEDVIQSVSGFLDILHRKIRLYSVENSQDIYDNILRAKREHINIVIGGVYTQELAEKNGLKCVLLESSMESLKEAYERALEVQKGVMLQRKKLQERIIMMNAISDGIIGINEKGRINLFNSSAQGLLRYSEEEITGKPYSTLFSGAETAIINRILLRGDEIKGHAAVIRGAECILDFHPVMIKERSKGVIIIVRSLPDSGVSATAGTDSDGTSPRQPAEKFSKGRPAGKHPAFLTACSMARRYAPQDAPVLIVGESGTGKTVFAKWIHDLSSRSGELFLIRDSRLLSLEDFLSANRGTLYIRDIEQISDPISALLAGLLETHTIILPNHTCRDLDVRIIAGSTQSLPGPLPDRLYYSLNTFLLPLPALRQRKSDICPLFSEMAKAYRQETPGPALQESIPFPSGAEELLESYFWPGNLSQLKSLCRRFTSFAPEELTLDFIKKNLDDSAYYAHLTQKDFSISDFAVSAEKKGFMINHRLVTFEELLTLDRCCQGHKGALAKELGVSRSTLWRYFKIMDQAKGEDQSPKICRQMEGR, encoded by the coding sequence ATGACCAATATCGTTTTAATCGCCTCCGGAGACTCCATCTCCAACTTAGGGAAGCAGCTTCAAAAGAAACTTGCCTTTCCGGAATCCCTTTCCATCGTAAATACCTATATGGAACAGGCTGTAGAATATGCACGCCGCCATCTTCCAGCGGGCACGGACGTGATCATCGCCCGGGGAAACACCGCCAAACTCTTAAAGGCCTCCCATATTCCGGTTCCCATTGTAACGATCCCCATCAAGGACTCTGAATTGATCCGCTCCATCACCACAGCCACGGAACTATATGGGGAAGAGGATTCTCAGATCGCCTACATTGGGATGGAAGACGTCATACAATCTGTCAGCGGCTTTCTGGATATCCTTCACCGGAAAATCCGCCTCTACAGCGTAGAAAACAGCCAGGACATCTATGACAACATTCTCCGCGCCAAAAGGGAACACATAAACATAGTGATCGGAGGTGTTTACACCCAGGAACTGGCTGAGAAAAACGGACTGAAATGCGTCCTTTTGGAAAGCTCCATGGAATCCTTAAAAGAGGCCTACGAACGGGCCCTGGAAGTGCAAAAGGGAGTTATGCTCCAGAGAAAAAAGCTTCAGGAACGAATCATCATGATGAATGCCATTTCCGACGGAATCATCGGAATCAATGAAAAGGGCAGGATCAATCTGTTTAATTCCTCTGCCCAAGGCCTGCTCCGGTATTCCGAAGAGGAAATTACAGGGAAACCTTATTCCACGCTGTTTTCCGGCGCAGAGACGGCCATCATCAACCGGATCCTGCTTCGGGGCGATGAAATAAAAGGGCACGCGGCTGTCATCAGAGGTGCGGAATGCATTCTTGACTTTCATCCGGTCATGATCAAAGAGCGGAGCAAAGGCGTAATTATCATCGTAAGATCCCTGCCGGATTCCGGCGTTTCTGCAACAGCCGGGACGGACTCGGACGGAACCTCCCCCAGACAGCCGGCCGAAAAATTCTCTAAAGGACGCCCGGCGGGAAAACATCCCGCTTTCCTGACAGCCTGCTCCATGGCAAGGCGGTATGCGCCACAGGACGCTCCTGTGCTGATCGTAGGCGAAAGCGGCACAGGAAAAACTGTATTTGCCAAATGGATTCATGATTTAAGTTCCAGGAGCGGTGAACTCTTTCTCATCCGGGACAGCCGCCTTCTGTCCTTGGAAGATTTTTTGTCCGCTAACCGGGGAACGTTGTATATTCGTGACATCGAACAGATTTCCGATCCCATATCCGCCCTTTTAGCCGGGCTTCTGGAAACACATACCATAATCCTTCCTAATCACACTTGCCGGGATCTGGATGTCCGCATCATTGCCGGTTCCACCCAAAGCCTGCCCGGCCCTCTTCCTGACAGATTATATTACAGCCTGAACACCTTTTTACTTCCTTTGCCTGCGCTGCGCCAACGCAAAAGTGACATCTGCCCGCTTTTTTCCGAAATGGCGAAAGCATACAGACAGGAAACACCCGGCCCGGCGTTGCAGGAAAGCATTCCTTTCCCCTCTGGTGCGGAAGAATTGCTGGAATCTTATTTCTGGCCAGGTAATTTAAGCCAGCTGAAAAGCCTTTGCCGGCGTTTTACCTCTTTTGCACCTGAGGAGCTGACTCTTGATTTTATAAAGAAAAATCTGGATGACAGTGCTTATTACGCACACCTCACCCAGAAAGATTTTTCCATATCAGACTTTGCGGTCTCCGCCGAGAAAAAAGGCTTTATGATCAACCACAGACTGGTTACATTTGAAGAGCTGCTCACCTTAGACCGCTGCTGCCAGGGTCACAAAGGCGCGCTTGCCAAAGAGCTTGGAGTCAGCCGTTCTACCCTGTGGCGTTATTTTAAAATTATGGACCAGGCGAAAGGCGAAGATCAAAGCCCTAAGATCTGCCGTCAAATGGAAGGCCGATAA
- a CDS encoding LysR family transcriptional regulator: MDLKQIEYIVTIADERSITRAAEKLFITQSALNQQLLKLEKYLGAPLFFRSRSDCYPTEAGKVYLKTAREMIRMRRETYNRIHDIAENKKGFLSVGFTPGRGVAMFSVVYPAFHHAYPDVILEPKELSVHSQQKLISQGKLDIGFMTLRDSDKTNDHYTDIIDEEIILAIPENYPLKELAIPVSSADSDLSVMDIFHFRYEPFVLMYKESTIRSLVDSIFQEAGFTPHVLFETSNTGTIVTTIRSKLCCGVIPYYYYKLDPRGMSCYHLPSRPSWHISVSYKKGSYLSDAAKEFIRLASEYWQKI; the protein is encoded by the coding sequence ATGGACCTCAAACAGATCGAATACATTGTAACCATTGCTGATGAGCGCAGCATTACCCGCGCCGCCGAGAAACTTTTCATCACTCAGTCCGCCTTAAACCAGCAACTGCTAAAGCTGGAAAAATACTTAGGGGCGCCGCTGTTCTTCCGCTCCCGTTCAGACTGCTATCCAACGGAAGCCGGAAAAGTCTACTTAAAAACTGCCCGGGAGATGATCCGCATGCGGCGGGAAACCTATAACCGTATCCATGACATTGCAGAGAACAAAAAAGGCTTTCTCTCTGTAGGCTTCACTCCCGGACGTGGCGTCGCCATGTTTTCGGTCGTATATCCGGCTTTTCACCATGCATATCCTGATGTTATCCTGGAGCCTAAAGAGCTGAGCGTGCACAGCCAGCAAAAGCTGATCTCCCAGGGCAAGCTTGACATCGGTTTTATGACTCTGAGGGATTCAGACAAAACAAATGACCACTACACGGATATTATTGATGAAGAAATCATCCTGGCCATACCGGAAAATTACCCTTTAAAAGAGCTTGCCATCCCGGTCAGCTCTGCCGATTCCGATTTATCCGTCATGGATATTTTCCACTTTCGGTATGAGCCTTTTGTCCTGATGTATAAAGAGTCTACAATCCGTTCTCTGGTGGACTCCATCTTTCAGGAAGCCGGATTCACTCCTCACGTACTGTTTGAAACCAGCAATACCGGAACGATTGTGACCACGATCCGCTCCAAGCTTTGCTGCGGGGTTATCCCATATTATTATTACAAGCTGGATCCCCGCGGCATGTCCTGTTATCATCTCCCCTCCCGTCCATCCTGGCACATTTCCGTCAGCTATAAAAAGGGAAGTTACTTAAGCGATGCAGCAAAGGAATTTATCCGCCTTGCTTCGGAATACTGGCAGAAAATCTGA
- a CDS encoding AraC family transcriptional regulator yields the protein MIDTNVMQDASEIVRYDQMGIPLYIQRDKLSDYPDWKALCHWHEDLEFIRILKGQMNYHVNGKRVLLKKNDCLMVNARQMHYGYSCNRQDCDFICILFHPQLFTGNKLLFQKYIAPIMENQGMEYIYFDGLSSEGRETAAQLDQIYFSKEQASIAYEIEVIGIMLALWKRLCERCEAISPETAGQAGSDISAQKDMVSYIYQHYTEKLTLSDIAAAGSICRSKCCIIFKRYLQQSPIDFLNSYRLEVSRGLLKDSAASITQVALTCGFNHLSYYSKLFLRSYGCTPSEYRNLHSL from the coding sequence ATGATAGATACCAATGTCATGCAGGATGCCTCTGAAATTGTCCGTTATGACCAGATGGGGATTCCGCTTTATATCCAGAGGGATAAGCTGTCAGATTATCCTGATTGGAAGGCCCTTTGCCACTGGCATGAAGACTTAGAATTCATCCGCATTTTAAAAGGTCAGATGAACTACCATGTAAATGGAAAAAGGGTATTGCTTAAAAAGAATGACTGCCTTATGGTCAATGCCAGACAGATGCACTACGGTTATTCCTGCAATCGGCAGGACTGTGATTTTATCTGTATCCTGTTCCACCCCCAGTTATTTACAGGAAATAAACTGCTTTTTCAAAAGTACATAGCCCCGATTATGGAAAACCAAGGCATGGAATATATTTACTTTGACGGTTTAAGCAGCGAGGGAAGGGAGACGGCGGCCCAGCTTGATCAGATTTATTTTTCAAAGGAGCAGGCCTCCATTGCCTACGAGATCGAGGTAATAGGGATCATGCTCGCTTTATGGAAACGGCTTTGTGAGCGGTGTGAAGCCATATCCCCGGAAACAGCCGGACAGGCTGGTTCCGATATTTCAGCCCAAAAGGATATGGTGTCTTATATTTACCAGCATTATACGGAAAAGCTGACCTTATCTGATATTGCGGCGGCGGGAAGCATATGCAGGAGCAAATGCTGCATCATTTTCAAACGTTATCTGCAGCAGTCACCCATTGATTTTCTAAATTCATACAGGCTGGAGGTGAGCCGGGGCCTTTTAAAGGACTCAGCTGCCAGCATCACCCAGGTCGCCCTTACATGCGGCTTTAATCATCTCAGCTATTATTCCAAGCTATTTTTAAGAAGCTATGGCTGTACGCCCAGCGAATACAGGAACTTACATTCCTTGTGA
- a CDS encoding lactate racemase domain-containing protein: MSKLEEMLKNYEIPKVCRVEQEFDRTVVEDPEQKLRMLWEQKQILIRPGERIAITGGSRGIACYQLIMKTLVELVKNSGGIPFIVPAMGSHGGGTAEGQQRMLANLGITEESTGAPIVSSMEVVEVARTELGLPVYIDKNAWEADGIILLNRIKTHTSIREEYQSGLLKMMAIGLAKHKGAAMTHSLGTPNLGPNMVRVGKAALEQLKVKAGVAVTENGYEQLADIFVLQKEEILTREPLILKQAVRMLPRIYVDDIDCLIVCEQGKNISGTGMDPAVIGRPINRRPNDGPHVETLGVLRLTPQSDGNASGCGMADFISQGLRRAINEEYTCVNSLTGMHPEIAAIPVTLETEKLVFQGCIKASGQIDGSRLKLAIIRNTNSLEEVYLSRPAFESVKEKGRVRKVSDFMDIPFDDAGNLQLYL; this comes from the coding sequence ATGTCCAAGCTGGAAGAAATGCTGAAAAACTATGAGATCCCTAAAGTGTGCAGGGTGGAGCAGGAGTTTGACCGGACCGTGGTTGAAGATCCGGAGCAGAAGCTGCGGATGCTATGGGAGCAAAAGCAGATTCTTATACGCCCTGGAGAACGGATCGCAATAACAGGAGGAAGCCGGGGAATTGCCTGTTATCAGCTGATCATGAAGACTTTGGTGGAACTGGTGAAGAACTCCGGAGGAATCCCCTTTATTGTTCCGGCTATGGGAAGCCACGGCGGCGGGACTGCAGAAGGCCAGCAGCGGATGCTGGCGAATCTTGGAATTACAGAGGAGAGTACCGGCGCTCCCATCGTATCCAGTATGGAGGTTGTTGAGGTGGCAAGAACGGAATTGGGGCTTCCGGTGTACATTGACAAAAATGCCTGGGAAGCAGACGGAATCATTCTGCTGAACCGGATAAAAACCCATACATCCATTCGTGAGGAATATCAGAGCGGGCTGCTGAAAATGATGGCGATCGGCTTAGCAAAGCATAAAGGAGCGGCAATGACCCACAGCCTGGGAACTCCCAACCTGGGGCCTAATATGGTACGGGTGGGCAAGGCCGCGTTGGAGCAGCTGAAGGTTAAGGCAGGTGTGGCAGTGACTGAAAATGGATATGAGCAGCTGGCGGACATCTTTGTGCTGCAGAAAGAGGAAATCCTTACCAGGGAACCGCTTATTTTAAAGCAGGCGGTCCGTATGCTGCCCAGAATCTATGTGGATGATATTGACTGCCTGATTGTCTGTGAACAGGGCAAAAATATCAGCGGGACCGGCATGGATCCGGCAGTGATTGGACGGCCGATTAACCGGCGCCCCAATGACGGTCCTCATGTGGAGACACTTGGCGTGCTGCGGCTGACTCCTCAGTCAGATGGAAATGCCAGCGGCTGCGGCATGGCAGATTTTATTTCCCAAGGTCTGAGGAGAGCGATCAATGAGGAGTATACATGCGTCAATTCTCTCACAGGAATGCATCCGGAGATTGCAGCGATTCCGGTTACCCTGGAGACGGAGAAACTGGTTTTCCAAGGCTGTATCAAAGCGTCTGGTCAGATTGACGGAAGCAGGCTGAAGCTGGCCATCATCCGCAATACCAATTCCCTGGAGGAAGTATATTTATCCAGACCGGCGTTTGAAAGCGTAAAGGAGAAAGGCCGGGTCAGAAAGGTGTCGGATTTTATGGATATTCCCTTTGACGATGCAGGAAATCTACAGCTGTATCTGTAA
- a CDS encoding M42 family metallopeptidase, which produces METMSYVISMLEKIVNIPSPSGYTREVMQAVEEEAEKFGCSFAYNRKGGLIIEVPGQKQEVLGLSAHVDTLGAMVRSITPAGMLTLVPVGGYMMETIEGMYCKIHTRTGKTYTGTILTKEPSVHTYDNARTLERKARNMEIRLDELAESADDVKDLEIAPGDYISFDPMFVHTKSGFIKSRHLDDKASVAILLGVLKDIFKSGHKPERTLKIVISNYEEVGFGASWIPEDIEEFLAVDMGALGDDLTGNERKVSICAQDSTGPYDYEMTNRLIAVAKERGLDYAVDVFPHYGSDVGAAMKGGHNIRGALIGPGVHASHGTERTHEKGMEQTLKLIEGFIGLPFDGRS; this is translated from the coding sequence ATGGAAACCATGTCATATGTCATATCAATGTTAGAAAAAATCGTTAATATTCCAAGCCCCAGCGGTTATACCAGGGAAGTCATGCAGGCGGTTGAGGAGGAAGCTGAAAAATTTGGCTGTTCCTTTGCCTATAACAGGAAAGGAGGCCTGATCATTGAAGTTCCAGGGCAGAAACAGGAGGTTTTAGGCTTATCCGCCCATGTGGATACTTTAGGGGCAATGGTCCGCTCCATCACCCCGGCAGGGATGCTCACCCTTGTGCCGGTTGGAGGCTATATGATGGAGACCATCGAAGGGATGTACTGTAAAATTCACACCAGGACCGGGAAAACCTACACCGGGACCATCCTTACAAAAGAGCCATCTGTCCACACCTATGACAATGCCAGGACCCTGGAGAGAAAGGCCAGAAATATGGAGATACGCCTGGATGAATTGGCTGAAAGCGCTGATGATGTAAAGGACCTTGAAATAGCTCCTGGAGATTACATCAGCTTTGACCCCATGTTTGTCCATACGAAAAGCGGGTTCATCAAGTCCCGCCACTTGGATGACAAGGCCTCCGTGGCCATTCTTCTGGGAGTGTTAAAGGATATTTTTAAGTCCGGGCACAAGCCGGAAAGGACCTTAAAAATAGTGATCAGCAATTACGAAGAGGTTGGGTTTGGCGCCAGCTGGATCCCGGAAGACATAGAGGAATTTCTTGCAGTGGACATGGGGGCCCTGGGGGATGACTTAACCGGGAATGAAAGAAAGGTATCCATCTGCGCCCAGGATTCCACCGGTCCTTATGACTATGAAATGACGAACCGCCTCATCGCCGTCGCAAAGGAGAGGGGCCTGGATTATGCGGTGGATGTATTTCCTCATTACGGCTCTGATGTGGGGGCCGCCATGAAGGGAGGGCATAATATCCGGGGGGCATTGATCGGGCCGGGAGTCCATGCTTCCCATGGGACGGAACGGACCCATGAGAAAGGAATGGAACAGACCTTAAAGCTGATTGAAGGATTTATCGGCCTTCCATTTGACGGCAGATCTTAG
- a CDS encoding enolase C-terminal domain-like protein has translation MFPIDQNENFTFSKAEFYNFHPIPVKKPWRDATGGFGSYVPLQGWIRIYDLEGYYGESFCSLGIVNNILPLILTGETRSYSQWYEYIYWKMRNFGFQSGQIVDLGQLDYIMLEIMAKRANKPLHRFLGAKKDWAAAYKGGGSLLSEDEDLVADMVRYVNEGYKTIKFKVGSDWGKNMERDVRRMRKVRQAVGPDIEIAIDGNQVWNVKDALTFAGMVRPYEPAWYEEPVHSHDMNAIKSLREQVNMKIGYGESMRNYFAFETYAEKGVDHLMPLVGRMSRMEDLMKIRGLAHQKGLRFSSGGTVWVNAVFGALYDENELLENHEPMTSPIGDCLSVKPEEKGGRLYLPDIEGSPVRLNLKKLEEDGTIESIRYYYASSSNTAFAVRAAY, from the coding sequence ATGTTTCCTATTGATCAAAACGAAAATTTCACATTTTCAAAAGCAGAGTTTTATAATTTCCATCCGATACCGGTGAAAAAGCCGTGGCGCGACGCAACCGGCGGATTTGGAAGTTATGTGCCTCTTCAGGGGTGGATACGGATTTATGACCTGGAAGGATATTACGGAGAAAGCTTCTGTTCTCTGGGAATTGTCAATAATATTCTGCCGCTTATCCTGACGGGAGAAACCCGCAGCTACAGCCAGTGGTATGAATATATTTACTGGAAAATGCGAAATTTTGGTTTCCAGAGCGGGCAGATCGTGGATCTTGGGCAGCTTGATTACATTATGCTGGAGATCATGGCAAAGCGCGCGAACAAGCCGTTACACCGCTTTTTGGGAGCAAAGAAGGATTGGGCAGCGGCATATAAGGGCGGCGGTTCCCTGCTGTCAGAGGATGAGGATCTGGTAGCCGATATGGTGCGCTACGTGAACGAAGGATATAAAACCATCAAATTCAAGGTGGGAAGTGACTGGGGCAAGAACATGGAGCGGGATGTCAGAAGGATGAGGAAGGTACGCCAGGCTGTAGGACCGGATATTGAAATCGCAATTGACGGAAATCAGGTCTGGAATGTGAAGGACGCCTTGACGTTTGCCGGTATGGTTCGTCCTTATGAGCCCGCCTGGTATGAGGAGCCCGTCCATTCCCACGATATGAACGCTATTAAAAGCCTGAGAGAACAGGTAAATATGAAAATCGGATACGGGGAATCCATGAGAAATTATTTTGCGTTTGAGACCTATGCGGAAAAAGGTGTGGACCACTTAATGCCTCTAGTGGGAAGAATGAGCCGGATGGAAGACCTTATGAAAATCCGTGGGCTGGCCCATCAAAAAGGCCTGCGGTTCTCCTCTGGAGGGACGGTGTGGGTCAATGCGGTATTCGGCGCGCTGTACGATGAAAATGAACTGCTGGAAAATCATGAGCCCATGACAAGCCCTATAGGTGATTGCCTTTCTGTTAAACCGGAGGAAAAAGGAGGGCGTCTATACCTGCCTGATATTGAGGGAAGCCCTGTCAGACTGAATTTAAAGAAGCTGGAAGAGGACGGTACGATCGAAAGCATCCGCTATTATTATGCGTCTTCCTCCAACACGGCGTTTGCCGTAAGAGCGGCCTATTAG